The proteins below are encoded in one region of Arenibacter algicola:
- a CDS encoding ISAon1 family transposase N-terminal region protein, with translation MDKGTDLSLLSLFLPEGLLDFFDIVGFEQKPIKNPLYDNRLTVFLEEKKQIPERYKEHTFKASGFMEPRVIDDYPIRSNLVSLSLKRRRWDVLVDGKWTKTSRDWDDFIAQGTRMSKEFAAFLKEING, from the coding sequence ATGGACAAAGGAACCGATTTATCGTTATTGAGCTTATTTTTACCAGAGGGATTACTCGACTTTTTTGATATCGTCGGCTTTGAACAAAAACCGATAAAGAATCCCTTGTACGACAATCGGTTGACTGTATTTTTAGAGGAGAAAAAGCAGATACCGGAGCGTTACAAAGAGCACACCTTTAAGGCCAGTGGCTTTATGGAGCCCAGGGTCATCGATGATTATCCGATCCGCAGCAATCTGGTCAGCTTGAGCCTCAAGCGCAGGCGCTGGGATGTCCTGGTGGATGGAAAGTGGACCAAGACCAGCCGTGATTGGGATGATTTTATTGCACAGGGGACCCGCATGTCAAAGGAGTTCGCTGCTTTTTTAAAAGAGATCAACGGATAA
- a CDS encoding GIY-YIG nuclease family protein translates to MFVYILYSEERSRYYVGQTTDITNRLKRHNLGIVPSTKSGVPWKLVLQIEVLSRSEAMVLERRIKKRGAKRFIDDHFGV, encoded by the coding sequence ATGTTCGTTTATATTTTATATAGCGAGGAACGTTCAAGATATTATGTAGGTCAGACTACGGATATCACAAATAGATTGAAAAGACATAACCTTGGAATTGTGCCCTCTACCAAGAGCGGGGTTCCTTGGAAATTGGTTTTGCAAATTGAAGTATTGTCGCGATCCGAAGCTATGGTTTTGGAACGACGTATAAAGAAAAGAGGAGCAAAACGTTTTATAGATGACCATTTCGGGGTGTAG
- a CDS encoding alpha-galactosidase codes for MDSWWHVEHLMDVSQDWYGYGKNGTWPDCDMIPLGRLSIRGEVGEDRMTNLTRDEQYTLMTFFTIFKSPLFFGGDLPSNDEFTLSLLTNKEVLKMHSENSQVTQLFKEEGKMAITSKNEKEGYIYLALFNTSDDKDLTIEVKLDGLGLKDDVRITNMWSGEEVDPIGEVLVEKLSSHASGLYKIELIH; via the coding sequence ATGGATAGCTGGTGGCATGTTGAGCACTTGATGGATGTTAGTCAAGATTGGTATGGATATGGCAAGAACGGCACATGGCCAGATTGTGATATGATTCCTTTAGGGAGACTGTCTATTAGAGGTGAAGTAGGTGAAGACCGAATGACAAATCTAACCAGGGATGAACAGTATACTTTGATGACCTTTTTTACCATTTTTAAATCACCATTGTTTTTTGGCGGGGATTTGCCCAGTAATGATGAGTTTACCTTATCGCTTTTAACCAATAAGGAGGTATTAAAAATGCATTCCGAAAATTCCCAAGTTACCCAACTTTTTAAGGAAGAAGGAAAAATGGCGATTACATCAAAAAATGAAAAAGAGGGCTATATATATTTGGCTTTGTTTAATACTTCAGATGATAAAGATTTGACTATTGAAGTAAAATTAGATGGTTTGGGGTTAAAGGATGACGTCAGAATCACAAATATGTGGAGTGGTGAGGAAGTCGATCCAATTGGTGAAGTTCTTGTGGAAAAATTGTCATCACATGCCTCCGGCCTATATAAAATTGAACTAATCCATTAG
- a CDS encoding glycoside hydrolase family 43 protein, whose amino-acid sequence MGIVRFKCIVPVFSIAFAVLISSINVTTCQAQENLTFRKNIPLDSIRLSDPSIIADKNSDMYYMTGSGGMLWKSKNLKLWDGPYKVAMTDSTSWMGSDPMIWAAEIHTFKDKFYYFATFTNKDVKIDTVAGNVIERRASHVLVSDKPDGPYLPMADETYLPADQPTLDGTFWIDSDGKPYMVYCYEWLQNLNGTIEKIELKPDLSGSVGKGELLFRASDSPWSRGKDNEGNIVPHKVTDGPFLFKTGTNRLGMLWTSWQYDVYVQGVAYSESGNLSGPWIHEKEPITPANFGHGMLFKTLLGKWLMAVHSHKVINGKYHRVPHLFEVDLKGDKLVVGKPFLP is encoded by the coding sequence ATGGGCATTGTAAGGTTTAAATGTATTGTTCCAGTATTTAGCATTGCTTTTGCAGTATTGATTTCATCTATTAATGTTACCACTTGTCAAGCTCAGGAAAATTTAACTTTTAGAAAGAATATTCCACTGGATTCCATAAGATTAAGTGATCCCAGTATTATCGCGGATAAGAATTCTGATATGTACTATATGACAGGTTCCGGAGGTATGCTGTGGAAAAGTAAAAATCTAAAGCTTTGGGATGGCCCTTATAAGGTTGCAATGACCGACTCCACCTCATGGATGGGGTCAGATCCAATGATATGGGCAGCAGAAATTCACACGTTTAAGGATAAATTTTACTATTTCGCAACATTTACCAATAAAGATGTGAAAATTGATACGGTAGCGGGAAATGTTATAGAGAGACGTGCAAGTCATGTTTTGGTTAGCGATAAGCCTGACGGCCCGTATTTGCCAATGGCAGATGAAACCTACTTACCTGCTGACCAACCAACACTTGACGGTACATTTTGGATAGATTCAGATGGAAAACCTTATATGGTCTACTGTTATGAATGGCTTCAAAATTTAAATGGAACTATAGAAAAAATTGAATTAAAACCAGACTTAAGTGGTTCTGTAGGTAAAGGGGAGCTTTTGTTCAGGGCCAGTGATTCTCCTTGGAGTAGGGGAAAGGATAATGAAGGAAATATTGTTCCACATAAAGTTACGGACGGACCTTTTTTGTTTAAAACAGGTACCAATCGTTTGGGAATGCTGTGGACAAGTTGGCAATATGATGTTTATGTTCAAGGGGTAGCTTATTCTGAAAGTGGTAACCTAAGCGGCCCTTGGATTCACGAAAAAGAGCCCATTACACCAGCCAACTTCGGGCATGGGATGCTCTTTAAAACGTTACTAGGTAAATGGTTGATGGCAGTCCATAGTCATAAGGTTATAAATGGCAAATATCACAGGGTGCCACATTTATTTGAGGTAGACTTAAAAGGAGATAAATTGGTGGTGGGTAAACCGTTTTTACCATAA
- a CDS encoding GIY-YIG nuclease family protein — protein sequence MFVYILYSEERSRYYVGQTTDITNRLKRHNLGIVPSTKSGIPWKLVLQIEVLSRSEAMVLEKRIKKRGAKRFIDDHFGV from the coding sequence ATGTTCGTTTATATTTTATATAGCGAGGAACGTTCAAGATATTATGTAGGTCAGACTACGGATATCACAAATAGATTGAAAAGACATAACCTTGGAATTGTACCCTCTACCAAGAGCGGGATTCCTTGGAAATTGGTTTTGCAAATTGAAGTATTGTCGCGATCCGAAGCTATGGTTTTGGAAAAAAGGATAAAGAAAAGAGGAGCAAAACGTTTTATAGATGACCATTTCGGGGTGTAG
- a CDS encoding GIY-YIG nuclease family protein, whose amino-acid sequence MFVYILYSEERSRYYVGQTTDITNRLKRHNLGIVPSTKSGVPWKLVLQIEV is encoded by the coding sequence ATGTTCGTTTATATTTTATATAGCGAGGAACGTTCAAGATATTATGTAGGTCAGACTACGGATATCACAAATAGATTGAAAAGACATAACCTTGGAATTGTACCCTCTACCAAGAGCGGGGTTCCTTGGAAATTGGTTTTGCAAATTGAAGTATAG
- a CDS encoding family 43 glycosylhydrolase, giving the protein MKYLKLKYGLLAVVIIVTTLLSCKSASIEQEEDKFTNYLFAYFTGNGPGEEAIHYAISKDGFNYEALNNNQPIIDSKKISSSGGVRDPHILRGADGKTFYMVVTDLYVPKQGWNNYAMILMKSTDLINWSSSIVNIPQTYPKEFSDIKRVWAPQTIYDTETDQYMIYWSMLGDEGPDFIYYAYANKDFTGLSSVPKQLFYSPSNSACIDGDIIYKDGMYNLFFKNESSGGGIRKAVSDKLTEGYVQQEGFFDQTDAPVEGSGIFKLIDSDEYILMYDMYTSGKYQFTKTKDLQNFSIVDNEISMNFHPRHGTVIRITENETQALIEKWGYLGKGSFLGFNSYNVKKNNVVVNDDDNTIYIPVDLGTDIEKFDPEIKTVSWVNISTSGVKDFSKGAVKYTIVSGSKQKTYEVIVKGDNNPVLNGFYADPEIIYSQKTKKYYIYPTSDGFKNWSGTYFKTFSSDDLIHWKDEGVVLDLKKDVSWADRNAWAPTAIERKIKGEYKFFYYYTAAQKIGVAVSDSPTGPFVDLGKPLIASKPEGANGGQEIDPDIFIDPVSDKNYLYWGNSYMACVELNDDMVSIKENTLKILTPDSTFREGTEVFYRNGIYYFLWSEDDTRSPNYRVRYATSKSPTGPLEIPKDNLILVKDAENGIYGTGHNSVIQTPNSDVWHIVYHRFNRPNGIDMGDAAGFNREVCIDKLEFNPDGSIKPVEPTLSGINY; this is encoded by the coding sequence ATGAAATACCTAAAATTAAAATATGGGCTTTTAGCGGTTGTTATTATAGTTACAACCTTACTTTCTTGTAAATCGGCTTCCATTGAGCAGGAGGAGGATAAATTCACCAATTATCTATTTGCTTATTTTACCGGAAACGGACCTGGAGAAGAAGCAATCCACTATGCCATAAGTAAAGATGGATTTAACTATGAAGCTCTTAATAATAATCAACCTATAATAGATTCCAAAAAGATTAGTTCATCAGGAGGTGTAAGAGATCCGCATATTCTACGTGGAGCAGATGGTAAGACATTTTACATGGTGGTAACGGATTTGTATGTGCCTAAACAGGGTTGGAACAACTATGCCATGATTTTAATGAAATCGACCGATCTCATCAATTGGTCGTCAAGTATTGTGAATATCCCACAAACTTATCCAAAGGAATTTAGTGACATCAAACGTGTTTGGGCTCCACAGACCATTTATGATACGGAGACAGATCAATACATGATTTATTGGTCAATGCTAGGAGATGAAGGACCGGATTTCATATACTATGCTTACGCCAATAAGGATTTTACCGGTTTGTCCTCTGTGCCAAAACAATTGTTCTATAGTCCTTCCAATAGTGCTTGTATTGATGGTGATATCATATACAAGGATGGTATGTATAACTTGTTTTTTAAGAACGAAAGCTCTGGAGGTGGTATCAGAAAAGCGGTGTCCGATAAACTGACCGAAGGATATGTTCAACAGGAGGGTTTTTTCGATCAAACAGATGCGCCCGTTGAGGGCTCTGGTATTTTTAAATTAATAGATTCTGATGAGTATATTTTAATGTATGATATGTATACTTCAGGAAAATATCAATTTACAAAAACTAAGGATCTTCAGAATTTTTCGATTGTAGATAATGAAATTTCTATGAATTTTCACCCAAGACATGGTACTGTTATCCGTATCACGGAAAATGAAACCCAAGCCTTAATTGAAAAATGGGGATACTTAGGAAAAGGATCATTCTTGGGGTTTAATTCTTATAATGTTAAAAAGAACAATGTGGTTGTCAATGACGATGACAATACTATTTATATTCCAGTTGACTTGGGAACGGACATTGAAAAATTTGATCCCGAAATCAAGACAGTTTCATGGGTAAATATTTCTACTAGCGGTGTCAAGGATTTTTCCAAAGGTGCGGTTAAGTATACCATTGTATCCGGAAGCAAACAAAAAACCTATGAAGTAATTGTAAAGGGGGATAATAATCCGGTATTGAATGGTTTTTATGCGGACCCCGAAATAATCTACTCTCAGAAAACGAAAAAATATTATATATACCCAACTAGTGATGGATTTAAAAATTGGTCAGGCACTTATTTCAAAACATTTTCTTCAGACGATTTGATCCACTGGAAGGATGAAGGTGTTGTTTTGGACCTTAAAAAAGATGTTAGTTGGGCGGATAGGAATGCTTGGGCACCCACAGCTATTGAAAGGAAAATAAAAGGGGAATATAAGTTCTTTTATTATTACACAGCAGCACAAAAAATAGGGGTAGCAGTTTCAGACAGCCCAACAGGTCCTTTTGTGGATTTAGGAAAACCTTTAATAGCATCAAAACCAGAAGGAGCAAATGGAGGACAGGAAATAGACCCGGATATATTTATAGATCCGGTATCGGACAAAAATTATTTGTATTGGGGCAATAGCTATATGGCCTGTGTTGAATTGAATGATGACATGGTATCCATCAAGGAAAATACGTTGAAAATATTGACTCCCGATAGTACGTTTAGAGAAGGAACGGAGGTGTTTTATAGAAATGGAATTTATTACTTTTTATGGTCCGAAGATGATACACGGAGTCCTAATTATCGTGTAAGATATGCAACATCGAAGAGTCCAACAGGACCTCTGGAAATACCGAAGGACAACTTGATTTTAGTAAAAGACGCCGAGAATGGTATTTACGGAACAGGTCATAACAGTGTGATCCAAACTCCCAATAGTGATGTTTGGCATATAGTATATCATCGTTTTAATCGTCCAAACGGTATTGATATGGGTGATGCTGCAGGTTTTAACCGAGAGGTGTGTATAGATAAATTAGAGTTTAACCCTGATGGTAGTATTAAACCTGTAGAGCCAACTCTATCAGGAATAAATTATTAG
- a CDS encoding site-specific integrase: MKTNQTFTVIFFTRKSRSVQNLLSIYVRITILGKRAEISLKRKIDAGQWDCIKGRGKGRSEEIRNLNAYLDQVQAKLLQCHSQLVHEDKIVSSNAIKTRFLGEDEVSRTLMDLIEYHNGNMVHVLKPGTMKNYYTTEKYLKRFLKSKYKQEDIHLKQLNYRFILDLEHYLRRCTDKKKQLCLNNNGVMKHLERFKKMVNLAVKLEWVNKNPFDRFQLKFNKFDRVFLTQRELRLIVETEFKQDRLQHVKDCFVFSCYTGLSYVDVKELTRDKITKGIDDRNWIYTKREKTDELVKIPILPQAWGILEKYRDYPTQNGLLPICSNQKVNTYLKEIAGACGVNKNITFHVARHTFATTVMLSNGVPIETVSKLLGHTKLSTTQIYARVVESKISEDIGNLLMRFKERESQSAVEKKDKNGEREIRTIDPKSYHNLTAHGS, from the coding sequence ATGAAAACAAACCAGACCTTTACAGTAATTTTTTTTACAAGAAAATCCAGGAGCGTTCAAAACCTTCTATCCATTTATGTCCGCATCACCATTTTAGGCAAACGAGCCGAGATCAGTTTAAAGCGAAAGATCGATGCTGGCCAATGGGATTGCATCAAGGGTAGGGGAAAGGGCAGGTCGGAAGAGATCCGTAACCTGAATGCCTATCTGGACCAGGTACAGGCCAAACTTCTACAGTGCCATAGCCAACTTGTCCACGAGGACAAGATTGTGTCCTCCAATGCTATTAAAACACGTTTCCTTGGTGAAGATGAGGTGAGCAGGACCTTGATGGACCTTATAGAATACCACAATGGTAACATGGTCCATGTCCTCAAGCCTGGCACCATGAAGAACTATTACACCACGGAAAAATACTTAAAACGATTTTTAAAGAGCAAGTACAAACAGGAGGATATCCACCTGAAGCAGCTCAACTATCGTTTTATACTGGACCTGGAACATTATTTAAGGAGATGCACGGACAAAAAGAAACAGCTGTGCCTTAACAATAATGGGGTGATGAAACATTTGGAACGGTTCAAGAAAATGGTGAACCTTGCCGTGAAACTGGAATGGGTAAACAAAAACCCCTTTGATAGGTTCCAATTGAAGTTCAACAAATTCGATCGCGTGTTCCTGACCCAAAGGGAATTAAGGCTGATAGTGGAAACGGAATTCAAGCAGGACAGATTGCAGCATGTAAAGGACTGTTTTGTATTTTCCTGTTACACGGGGCTTTCGTATGTAGATGTAAAGGAACTAACGAGGGATAAGATCACCAAGGGGATAGATGACCGGAACTGGATCTATACCAAACGGGAAAAAACGGACGAGCTGGTCAAAATTCCTATTCTTCCCCAAGCATGGGGGATTTTGGAAAAGTACAGGGATTACCCTACCCAAAATGGATTGCTGCCTATTTGTTCCAACCAGAAGGTGAATACGTATCTCAAGGAAATAGCAGGTGCATGCGGGGTCAATAAGAACATAACCTTCCATGTGGCCAGGCATACCTTTGCCACGACCGTCATGTTGTCCAATGGAGTACCCATTGAAACGGTATCAAAACTTTTGGGCCATACCAAATTGTCAACCACCCAGATATATGCTAGGGTAGTGGAGTCGAAAATAAGCGAAGATATTGGTAATCTATTAATGAGGTTTAAGGAAAGGGAGAGCCAAAGTGCGGTTGAAAAGAAAGATAAAAATGGCGAACGGGAGATAAGGACTATCGACCCCAAATCTTACCATAACTTAACTGCGCATGGATCCTGA
- the fsa gene encoding fructose-6-phosphate aldolase gives MKFFIDTANLEQIKEAQALGVLDGVTTNPSLMAKEGITGKDNILKHYSAICNIVDGDVSAEVIATDLEGMIREGEELAALNPQIVVKLPMIADGVKACKYFTDKGIRTNVTLVFSPGQALLAAKAGATYVSPFLGRLDDISTDGLNLISEIRLIYDNYGFETEILAASIRSTMHVINCAKIGANVMTGPLSSITGLLKHPLTDSGLAQFLADYSKGNN, from the coding sequence ATGAAGTTTTTTATTGACACTGCCAATCTGGAACAGATTAAGGAGGCACAGGCATTAGGGGTTTTGGACGGCGTAACCACTAATCCATCCTTAATGGCAAAAGAAGGAATAACAGGAAAGGATAATATATTAAAACATTATAGTGCCATATGCAATATAGTGGACGGTGATGTTTCTGCTGAAGTCATTGCTACAGATTTGGAAGGGATGATAAGGGAAGGGGAAGAACTGGCTGCTTTAAATCCACAAATAGTAGTTAAGTTACCCATGATCGCAGATGGTGTAAAGGCCTGTAAGTATTTCACGGACAAAGGAATTAGAACCAATGTGACCTTGGTTTTTTCACCTGGTCAGGCCTTATTGGCTGCAAAAGCTGGAGCCACTTATGTTTCACCATTTTTAGGACGTTTGGATGACATTTCAACTGATGGACTGAATTTAATTTCTGAAATAAGATTAATTTATGATAACTATGGTTTTGAAACAGAGATATTGGCTGCATCTATTCGCAGCACGATGCATGTTATTAACTGTGCCAAAATAGGGGCCAATGTTATGACTGGGCCACTGTCATCCATCACAGGATTGTTAAAACACCCTTTAACCGATAGTGGCTTGGCACAATTCTTAGCTGATTACTCCAAAGGAAATAACTAA
- a CDS encoding NUDIX hydrolase: MVVEGYNLADKVFLAVDCIIFGFDNEDLKVLLIQRDFEPEKGKWSLMGGFVQHHETLNDAASRVLHRLTGVHDIYMEQLYTFSEVDRDPLARTISTSYYAIINIEKHNEEITEQNNAKWFSLSDVPDLIFDHNQMLDKAIKRLRRRTSINPIGFELLPEKFTMRHLQKLYEAILDKKLDKRNFINKINSMDILIKLKEKDMTSSTKGSYLYMFDQEKYDAKNRNDFYLKLS, translated from the coding sequence ATGGTGGTAGAAGGGTACAACCTTGCAGATAAGGTTTTTCTAGCTGTAGATTGTATAATCTTCGGATTTGATAATGAAGATTTAAAAGTGCTATTAATTCAGAGGGACTTTGAACCTGAAAAAGGGAAGTGGTCACTGATGGGCGGGTTCGTACAACACCACGAGACCTTAAATGATGCCGCTTCCAGAGTTCTGCATAGATTAACCGGTGTTCACGATATATATATGGAACAACTTTATACATTTAGTGAAGTTGACAGAGATCCATTGGCGAGAACTATTTCCACATCCTACTATGCAATCATCAATATTGAAAAACACAACGAAGAAATTACCGAGCAAAACAATGCCAAATGGTTTAGTTTGTCCGATGTACCAGACTTAATATTTGATCACAATCAGATGTTGGATAAGGCTATCAAAAGATTACGTAGAAGAACCTCTATAAATCCAATTGGTTTTGAACTTTTGCCTGAGAAGTTTACAATGCGTCATTTACAAAAATTGTACGAGGCCATCTTGGACAAAAAATTAGACAAAAGGAATTTTATAAATAAAATAAATTCTATGGACATCTTGATCAAGCTAAAGGAAAAAGACATGACCTCTTCTACAAAAGGCTCTTACCTTTATATGTTCGATCAGGAAAAATATGACGCGAAAAATAGAAATGACTTTTATTTAAAATTATCCTAG
- a CDS encoding ISAon1 family transposase has product MSGQQLGSLFGVNGKKLQRQYRDYLSEFKDWEQKGHAKQWLVFPENMGPYLSIDETALSKGELYTIITNKKAKGKKGSIVAIFSGTKVEPIIEQLMKIPTKKRARVKEITLDMANSMKTIAKKCFPKAVQVTDRFHVQKLAIEALQDLRIKYRWEALDQENEQIKLSRVADKEFKPVTFSNGDSSKQLLARSRYLLYKSPDKWTPNQKERGQILFNEYPELKKAYGLVQGLRNIFNQAIDIKVAYTKLAHWYKDVEESGFKSFQTVANSIALNYRSVLNYFLNRSTNASAESFNAKVKAFRSQFRGVRNTEYFLYRLIKLYS; this is encoded by the coding sequence CTGAGCGGCCAACAACTGGGGTCTCTCTTCGGGGTAAATGGCAAGAAACTCCAGCGACAGTACAGGGATTATCTGAGCGAGTTCAAGGACTGGGAGCAAAAGGGGCATGCCAAACAATGGCTCGTCTTTCCCGAAAATATGGGACCTTACCTGTCCATTGACGAAACGGCACTCTCCAAAGGGGAGCTCTACACCATAATCACCAACAAAAAGGCCAAGGGAAAAAAAGGGTCCATAGTGGCCATATTCTCCGGCACCAAGGTGGAACCTATCATAGAACAACTAATGAAGATACCCACCAAGAAAAGGGCCAGGGTCAAGGAAATCACCCTGGATATGGCAAACTCCATGAAGACCATCGCCAAAAAATGCTTCCCCAAAGCCGTACAGGTCACCGACAGGTTCCACGTACAGAAGCTGGCAATAGAGGCGCTCCAAGATCTTCGTATCAAATACCGATGGGAAGCTTTGGATCAAGAAAATGAACAGATAAAGCTATCTAGAGTAGCCGACAAAGAATTTAAACCTGTAACTTTTTCTAATGGTGACAGCTCAAAACAACTCCTGGCCAGGAGTAGATATCTACTGTATAAATCCCCAGATAAATGGACTCCAAATCAGAAAGAGAGGGGACAGATATTGTTTAATGAATACCCAGAATTAAAGAAAGCTTATGGACTTGTTCAAGGCTTGAGGAATATTTTTAACCAAGCCATAGATATTAAAGTAGCTTACACCAAACTAGCCCACTGGTACAAAGATGTAGAGGAGTCAGGATTTAAGAGCTTCCAAACGGTAGCCAATAGTATTGCTTTAAATTACCGCTCTGTACTCAACTATTTTTTAAACAGAAGTACAAATGCTTCAGCAGAATCCTTTAATGCCAAAGTAAAGGCTTTTAGATCACAATTTAGGGGAGTCAGGAATACGGAATACTTCTTATATCGCTTGATTAAATTATATTCTTAA
- a CDS encoding glycoside hydrolase family 43 protein, producing MKLFKVLALLALVIVCSNQSYSQSLVFDNPIAEKRADPWVYKTEKGEYYLIATVPEYDRIVIRKANSINGLKDAQEVEVWTKHVKGVMGHHIWAPELHKIGRKWYIYFAAGEAENIWNIRMWVLSNDSEDPMQGEWVEEGMIETAKSSFSLDATTFENKGKRYLIWAQNVRGGDHGTALVMSEMKGPTTIIGREVVLTEPEFNWERMKYNVNEGPAVLKRNGKIFVTYSASATNHNYCMGMLWIDENDDLLDAANWHKSPGPVFYTNEDLKRFGPGHNSFTIAEDGETVIMIYHARDYKGIQGHELSDPNRATRARVVEWTASGFPDFMQNNED from the coding sequence ATGAAACTATTTAAAGTTTTGGCGTTATTAGCTTTGGTTATAGTGTGTTCCAATCAAAGCTATTCACAATCACTGGTATTTGATAACCCGATTGCCGAAAAACGAGCCGACCCTTGGGTATATAAAACTGAAAAAGGTGAATATTATTTAATAGCTACCGTTCCTGAGTATGATCGAATTGTAATAAGGAAAGCAAATAGTATAAATGGCTTAAAGGATGCCCAAGAAGTTGAGGTTTGGACCAAGCATGTAAAAGGTGTTATGGGTCATCATATTTGGGCTCCGGAATTACACAAAATAGGTAGAAAATGGTATATATATTTTGCTGCAGGCGAAGCCGAAAATATATGGAATATTCGGATGTGGGTATTATCAAATGATTCCGAAGATCCTATGCAAGGGGAATGGGTGGAAGAAGGAATGATAGAAACTGCAAAATCTTCTTTTTCATTGGATGCAACTACGTTTGAAAATAAAGGCAAGAGATATTTAATATGGGCCCAAAACGTTAGGGGTGGAGATCATGGTACCGCCTTGGTCATGTCCGAAATGAAGGGTCCTACGACGATCATTGGAAGGGAAGTGGTTTTGACCGAGCCAGAATTTAATTGGGAAAGGATGAAGTATAATGTCAACGAAGGCCCGGCTGTGTTGAAAAGGAACGGTAAAATTTTTGTAACCTACTCTGCTAGTGCCACCAACCATAACTATTGTATGGGCATGTTGTGGATAGATGAAAATGATGATCTTCTTGATGCTGCAAATTGGCACAAATCTCCAGGACCTGTTTTTTATACAAATGAGGATTTAAAAAGATTCGGTCCGGGCCACAATTCATTTACCATTGCCGAGGACGGAGAAACCGTTATTATGATATATCATGCCCGTGATTATAAGGGAATTCAGGGCCATGAATTGTCAGACCCCAACCGGGCTACTAGGGCACGGGTGGTAGAATGGACAGCAAGTGGTTTTCCCGATTTTATGCAAAACAATGAAGATTAA